A DNA window from Pseudorasbora parva isolate DD20220531a chromosome 5, ASM2467924v1, whole genome shotgun sequence contains the following coding sequences:
- the gtf2e1 gene encoding general transcription factor IIE subunit 1: MTEPELLTEVPASLKRLAKQVVRGFYGIEHALALDVLIRNPCVREEDMLELLKFDRKQLRSVLNTLKADKFVKCRMRVETAPDGKTTRHNYYFINYRLLVNVVKYKLDHMRRRIETDERDSTNRASFRCPCCTNTFTDLEANQLFDPMTGTFRCTFCQTEVEEDESAVPKKDARTLVARFNEQIEPIYVLLRETEDINLSHDLLEPEPSEIPALKQSRERAAQSAAAAGAAGREWKTKGSSYDLYTQNVVISMDDQESQPGQTTEGKAPKERPVWLTESTVQGAYSDTDALKNPDEDPIVTQEVMAGRGPAQDENEEVMQALLIHEKRSGAGPGGAIVPRPTAPVANASDSDSDTSESDEESLPQAPTHMMHNATALRPGRQVDEDEDEDDEFEEVGDDPVVMVGGRPFSYREVSQRPDLVEQMSAQEKEAYIEMGQNLFQDMYF; the protein is encoded by the exons ATGACTGAGCCAGAGCTGCTCACAGAGGTCCCTGCCTCTCTTAAACGTCTTGCCAAGCAAGTTGTCCGGGGTTTCTACGGCATTGAGCATGCTCTTGCGCTAGACGTGCTGATCAGAAACCCTTGCGTACGGGAAGAGGACATGCTGGAGCTGCTCAAGTTCGACCGCAAGCAGCTGCGCTCAGTTTTGAACACTCTCAAGGCCGACAAGTTCGTCAAATGCCGTATGCGCGTGGAGACAGCGCCTGACGGCAAGACAACGAGACATAATTACTACTTCATTAACTACCGGCTGCTGGTTAATGTGGTGAAGTACAAGCTGGACCACATGCGCAGACGCATTGAGACGGATGAACGGGACTCGACCAACAGAGCCTCCTTCCGCTGCCCCTGCTGCACGAATACGTTCACTGACCTTGAGGCCAATCAGCTGTTTGACCCCATGACTG GAACATTCCGCTGTACCTTCTGTCAAACAGAAGTAGAGGAAGATGAATCGGCTGTGCCAAAGAAAGATGCCCGCACACTGGTGGCACGATTTAATGAGCAGATCGAGCCCATCTATGTATTGCTACGAGAGACGGAGGACATCAACTTGTCCCATGACCTTCTGGAGCCTGAACCCTCAGAAATCCCAGCACTAAAACAGAG TCGGGAACGGGCCGCCCAGTCCGCAGCAGCAGCAGGGGCAGCTGGTCGAGAATGGAAAACCAAAGGCTCGTCGTATGACCTCTACACGCAGAATGTGGTCATCAGCATGGATGACCAGGAGTCTCAGCCTGGTCAGACCACTGAGGGCAAAGCCCCCAAAGAGAGGCCCGTATGGCTGACGGAAAGCACGGTGCAGGGGGCGTACAGCGACACAGATGCTCTGAAGAACC CTGACGAGGACCCTATAGTAACCCAGGAGGTTATGGCTGGAAGAGGACCTGCACAGGATGAGAATGAGGAGGTTATGCAGGCTCTACTCATTCACGAGAAGAGGAGCGGTGCCGGTCCAGGAGGTGCTATCGTCCCCAGACCAACCGCTCCAGTGGCCAACGCCAGCGACTCTGACAGCGACACCAGCGAATCGGATGAGGAGTCTTTGCCCCAGGCTCCGACCCACATGATGCACAACGCTACAGCTCTGCGGCCAGGTAGACAAGTGGATGAGGACGAGGATGAGGACGACGAGTTCGAGGAGGTCGGGGATGACCCTGTGGTTATGGTAGGGGGAAGACCCTTCTCTTACAGGGAAGTGAGCCAGAGACCCGACCTGGTGGAACAGATGAGCGCTCAAGAGAAAGAGGCGTACATTGAGATGGGCCAGAATCTCTTCCAGGACATGTACTTCTGA